The following are from one region of the Paraglaciecola sp. L1A13 genome:
- a CDS encoding alpha/beta fold hydrolase translates to MQELEFPLRYITIRGLAFGDPSKPLMLALHGWLDNAATFIPLSAYLKDYYIVAIDFAGHGKSDHRSKDAHYHLVDFVYDVHELVESQNWNDFILLGHSMGGIIGSMYTSCFPEKVSKYITIESLGPITKDSESSPKQLRESIESRLQGAASEGKHPSIKERVVRARAIAGGFSDACASLLVERNLQYIDGDLQFTTDRRLRTFSSLRMTESQVKAFLQAITCPTIVIIADNGYEMMKKNAELRLTWISNAKLVNSPGSHHPHLDNPAAVSVHILRFLHEN, encoded by the coding sequence ATGCAAGAATTAGAATTTCCGTTACGTTATATCACTATTCGAGGTTTAGCATTTGGCGATCCAAGCAAACCTCTCATGCTTGCATTACATGGTTGGTTAGATAATGCAGCCACCTTTATTCCACTGTCTGCGTATCTCAAAGATTATTATATAGTTGCCATCGATTTTGCGGGGCACGGTAAATCTGATCACAGAAGCAAGGATGCACATTATCACTTAGTCGATTTTGTCTATGATGTGCATGAATTAGTTGAATCTCAGAATTGGAATGACTTTATTTTATTAGGCCATTCTATGGGCGGTATTATAGGCTCTATGTATACCAGTTGTTTTCCAGAGAAGGTCAGCAAGTATATAACTATTGAGTCTTTGGGACCCATCACAAAAGACAGCGAAAGTAGCCCTAAACAATTGCGCGAATCAATTGAGAGTCGTTTGCAAGGCGCAGCGAGTGAAGGGAAGCATCCCAGCATAAAAGAACGTGTTGTTCGCGCACGAGCGATTGCGGGGGGATTTTCCGATGCATGCGCGTCGCTTTTGGTGGAGCGCAATCTGCAATACATTGATGGCGACCTACAATTTACCACTGATCGCCGTTTACGTACTTTTTCATCCTTGCGCATGACTGAGTCCCAGGTAAAGGCATTTTTGCAGGCTATTACTTGTCCGACCATTGTTATTATTGCAGACAACGGCTACGAAATGATGAAGAAAAATGCAGAATTACGGCTAACTTGGATTAGTAACGCAAAATTAGTTAATTCTCCTGGCTCTCATCACCCGCATTTGGATAACCCTGCAGCCGTATCTGTACATATTTTGCGCTTTTTACACGAAAATTAA
- a CDS encoding ATP-dependent DNA helicase: MSKSSKLFAPDGILSQAIPGFTVRQAQTDMANAVEEAIEHKSALIVEAGTGTGKTFAYLAPALQAKKKTIVSTGTKNLQEQLFHRDLPLIKKAIGVNGKIALLKGRSNYLCLHRLRQHGSSTTLLDRTTMVELSDVRRWATSTKTGDMGEMKALAEDAKVLPFVTSTMDNCLGKDCPDYEDCYMIKARRKALDADLVVVNHHLFFADMALKDTGFGELIPEADVVIFDEAHQIPDIASEYFGESLSSRQLHDLSRDLELVYRTSLKDAKQLHTAGEKCKMISADLRLLFPEKAQKGNWREMLSRDDVQTQISKLNDSLNVLYEVIKLHLSRDKDLDSIFERVSDARAKLTRLTDANQKGVSLWYETTMRHIVLHLTPLSIAAKFSKIISSPERTWIFTSATLMVGDGFEHFQRQMGLQQAKTLALDSPFNYQKQAMLCVPRFLPEPNAREMRQTLLDISIKLIAASGGRCFLLFTSHATLRAIAGMLEDKVDNPILVQGTTTKRALLESYVNSDNAVLLGTGAFWEGVDVRGNDLTCVLIDKLPFASPDDPLLQARIEDCRKAGGNPFGQLQIPQAAIALKQGAGRLIRDETDRGVLVICDNRLVTKDYAKTFLRSLPDMRRTRHLPNALAFLEEIHADAQEAKKADKIAKHNANSAAKAAAQSATEEASLQLAEQNLDNKDNASNLVESTDDQNLPEHNGLDTPDMFNKEAQ; encoded by the coding sequence ATGTCGAAGTCTTCTAAACTGTTTGCCCCCGATGGCATTTTATCTCAAGCGATCCCCGGATTCACAGTGCGTCAGGCGCAAACTGATATGGCCAATGCGGTTGAAGAAGCCATTGAGCACAAGTCCGCCTTGATTGTTGAAGCGGGAACTGGGACGGGTAAAACCTTTGCTTATTTGGCGCCTGCACTGCAAGCCAAAAAGAAAACGATTGTTTCAACGGGTACCAAAAACTTACAAGAGCAGCTATTTCACAGAGATTTACCGCTAATTAAAAAAGCCATCGGGGTAAATGGCAAAATTGCGCTACTTAAAGGTCGTTCTAATTACTTGTGTTTGCACCGTCTACGCCAGCATGGTAGCAGCACTACCTTGCTCGATCGCACAACTATGGTGGAGTTGTCAGATGTGCGGCGTTGGGCCACATCGACCAAAACCGGTGATATGGGGGAAATGAAAGCGCTGGCGGAAGACGCTAAAGTACTGCCGTTTGTCACGTCAACTATGGATAACTGCCTCGGCAAAGATTGCCCAGATTACGAAGATTGCTACATGATAAAAGCACGGCGTAAAGCGTTGGATGCTGATTTAGTTGTGGTTAATCATCATTTGTTCTTTGCTGATATGGCCCTAAAAGATACTGGCTTTGGGGAGCTTATTCCTGAGGCTGACGTCGTTATTTTTGATGAAGCTCATCAGATACCTGATATTGCCAGTGAATATTTTGGCGAGTCGTTATCCAGCAGACAATTACATGATTTAAGTCGGGATCTGGAACTTGTGTATCGTACGTCGCTCAAAGATGCCAAGCAACTGCATACCGCAGGCGAAAAGTGCAAGATGATCTCTGCGGATCTGCGCTTGCTGTTTCCTGAGAAGGCGCAAAAGGGTAATTGGCGTGAAATGCTTTCCCGTGACGACGTGCAAACTCAAATCAGTAAATTGAATGATTCTCTGAATGTGTTGTATGAAGTGATCAAACTTCATCTAAGCAGAGATAAAGATTTAGACAGCATATTTGAGCGTGTTAGTGACGCCCGTGCGAAGCTCACTCGACTAACCGACGCGAATCAAAAAGGGGTGAGTCTTTGGTATGAAACGACTATGCGCCACATTGTGTTGCATTTGACCCCGTTGAGTATTGCTGCGAAATTTTCAAAAATTATATCTTCTCCTGAGCGTACGTGGATTTTTACTTCAGCGACCCTTATGGTAGGTGACGGATTCGAGCATTTTCAACGTCAAATGGGTTTACAGCAAGCAAAGACCTTGGCACTTGATAGTCCATTTAACTACCAAAAACAGGCCATGCTCTGTGTACCGCGCTTTTTACCGGAACCAAACGCCAGAGAGATGCGCCAGACTTTGCTAGATATATCTATAAAACTAATTGCGGCCAGTGGTGGGCGTTGCTTCTTATTATTCACCAGTCACGCGACGTTGCGCGCAATTGCTGGCATGCTTGAAGATAAAGTAGATAATCCGATTTTAGTGCAAGGCACGACAACTAAGCGAGCCTTGCTAGAATCTTATGTGAATAGCGATAATGCGGTGTTGTTAGGGACGGGTGCATTTTGGGAAGGCGTTGACGTGCGTGGAAACGATTTGACCTGTGTATTGATTGATAAATTACCGTTCGCATCGCCAGATGACCCATTGTTGCAAGCCAGAATTGAAGATTGTCGTAAAGCAGGTGGTAATCCGTTTGGCCAGTTGCAGATCCCCCAAGCTGCCATCGCGCTCAAACAAGGTGCAGGGCGTTTAATTCGGGATGAAACTGACAGAGGGGTGCTGGTCATTTGTGATAATCGACTGGTTACTAAAGACTATGCAAAAACTTTTTTGCGCAGTTTGCCGGATATGCGACGCACCCGACATTTACCGAATGCGTTGGCTTTTCTAGAAGAAATACACGCTGACGCACAAGAAGCTAAAAAGGCCGACAAAATCGCTAAGCATAACGCTAACAGTGCAGCTAAGGCTGCCGCTCAATCTGCGACAGAAGAGGCCTCTTTGCAACTAGCTGAACAAAACCTAGATAATAAAGATAACGCTAGCAATTTAGTTGAGTCGACTGACGATCAGAATTTACCTGAGCATAATGGCTTAGATACTCCCGATATGTTTAACAAGGAAGCACAATGA
- the tsaB gene encoding tRNA (adenosine(37)-N6)-threonylcarbamoyltransferase complex dimerization subunit type 1 TsaB, with protein MNLLIIDTATEACSVALLVNGQRYQQFDICPQQHSQRILPMIDSLLKEASTSLSQLNYLGFGRGPGSFTGVRIATGILQGLALGTGLHVVGVSTMAAMAQQAIDLHQADEVYCAIDARMGEVYFAHYQAIGGLATLVNEEQVLPPEEAAEILLNNQSEQAAYGVGTGWAAYNALLAPLNEQQRPHILKDILYPDAQFMLALVEDGVQKGQAKEIEQIEPVYLRDKVTWKKLPGRE; from the coding sequence ATGAATCTCTTGATCATTGATACCGCGACAGAGGCTTGCTCAGTCGCTTTACTAGTAAACGGACAGCGCTATCAACAATTTGATATTTGTCCGCAGCAGCACAGTCAACGTATTTTACCCATGATTGATAGTTTACTTAAAGAAGCCAGCACATCATTAAGTCAGCTTAATTATTTGGGATTTGGCCGTGGGCCAGGCAGTTTTACGGGTGTGCGTATTGCCACAGGTATTTTGCAAGGATTAGCCTTAGGCACAGGCTTGCATGTGGTAGGTGTTTCAACCATGGCTGCTATGGCGCAACAAGCGATTGACCTGCATCAAGCCGATGAGGTGTACTGTGCGATAGATGCGCGCATGGGCGAAGTATATTTTGCGCATTATCAAGCGATTGGCGGCTTAGCGACCTTGGTTAATGAGGAACAGGTACTGCCACCTGAAGAAGCCGCTGAAATATTGCTTAACAACCAAAGTGAACAAGCTGCCTATGGCGTAGGAACGGGCTGGGCCGCATACAATGCTTTATTAGCCCCACTTAACGAACAACAAAGGCCACATATACTGAAAGATATACTGTATCCCGATGCACAATTCATGTTGGCTTTGGTTGAAGATGGTGTTCAAAAAGGCCAAGCAAAAGAGATCGAACAGATTGAGCCTGTGTATTTGCGCGATAAAGTTACTTGGAAAAAATTACCCGGACGGGAATAA
- a CDS encoding Slp family lipoprotein: MYSKLSILLVTLWLAGCSTLPKQIQLPDDSNLISYEDAASKSKEVLGQKARWGGIIAKIENKPDNTLIEMVYYPLRSYGRPLQGDESIGRFRVYVQGFLDPMVYKKGRTMTFTGDFTRLEKGMVGEHEYVFPTLASTGYFLWKEIQQVDVNMINVWPYDYWRYGWYNRPFNNRVILRSTHHTRSSPAKTKPAASKSN; the protein is encoded by the coding sequence ATGTATTCCAAATTAAGCATCCTATTAGTGACGCTTTGGTTAGCGGGGTGTTCGACACTACCTAAGCAAATTCAATTGCCTGATGACAGTAACTTGATTTCTTATGAAGATGCGGCATCTAAGTCTAAAGAGGTACTCGGGCAAAAAGCTCGTTGGGGCGGTATTATCGCCAAAATTGAAAATAAACCTGACAATACTTTAATTGAAATGGTTTATTACCCGTTGCGCAGTTATGGTCGTCCATTGCAAGGAGATGAAAGTATTGGTCGATTCCGCGTCTATGTGCAAGGGTTTTTAGATCCTATGGTGTATAAAAAAGGACGTACCATGACATTCACCGGCGACTTTACTCGTCTGGAAAAAGGCATGGTAGGAGAACACGAGTATGTTTTCCCGACGCTTGCGTCCACTGGTTACTTCTTATGGAAAGAGATTCAACAAGTTGATGTGAATATGATCAACGTTTGGCCTTATGATTACTGGCGATACGGTTGGTATAATCGCCCGTTTAATAATCGGGTCATATTACGTAGCACGCATCACACCAGAAGTAGCCCTGCAAAAACAAAACCGGCTGCTAGCAAAAGCAATTAG